The region GGCTGGTCACCCGCGAGACCGCCGTCATCGTCCTGACGGCCGCGGTGATCCTCTACTCCCTGGCCAACGTGCCCAACTTCGACGGCCCGCTGACCCTGAAGTTCCTGCTCCAGGACATCGCCCCGATCCTGCTGATCGCGCTCCCGATGACGCTCGTCATCATCACCGGCGAGATCGACCTGTCGGTGGCCAGCATCATGGGCCTCAGCAGCGTGCTGCTCGGCGTGCTCCACGACGCCGGCATGTCGGTCCCCGCGGCCGCGCTGCTCGCGCTGCTCGCCGGACTGGTCTGCGGCGCGCTCAACGGCTTCCTGATCGCCTACGTCGGACTGCCCTCGCTGGCGGTCACGATCGGCACGCTCGCACTCTTCCGCGGCATCGCGGTCGGCCTGCTCGGCACCACCGCGATCACCGACTTCACCGAGAAGTGGGCCGACCTCGCCACCGGCACCATCGGCGACTCGCGGATCCCGCTCGTGATGATCCCGTTCGCGGTCCTGGCCGTCGGCTTCGTCGTGCTGCTGCACTTCTCCACCTTCGGCCGCGGCGTCTACGAGATCGGCCTCAACGACGAGGCCGCCCACTTCACGGGCGTCAACGTCGCCCGCACCAAGATGGTGCTCTTCCTGCTCTCCGGCGTGGTCTCGGCGCTGGCCGGCATCTACTTCACGCTGCGCTACGGCTCGGCCCGCGGCGACAACGCCACCGGCTACGAGCTCCAGGTGATCGCCGCGGTGCTGCTCGGCGGCGTCTCGATCTTCGGCGGTCGGGGCCGACTGCACGGCGTGCTCGCCGGCGTCGTCCTGATCGGCGTGCTCTCCAGCGCCCTGCGCCTGGAGTCGGTGACGGTCAACGTCACCAACATCATCGTCGGCCTGCTCCTGGTGGCCTCGGTGATCCTCCCCAGCGTCCTTGGGTGGGCCGGCTCGCGGCTGCCCCGCAAGGCATCAGCGGCTCCTGCGGGACCGCGCCCCGACAAGGACGCGGCGACC is a window of Nocardioides oleivorans DNA encoding:
- a CDS encoding ABC transporter permease is translated as MSTATATPARTYSSYSAPLWKRWLVTRETAVIVLTAAVILYSLANVPNFDGPLTLKFLLQDIAPILLIALPMTLVIITGEIDLSVASIMGLSSVLLGVLHDAGMSVPAAALLALLAGLVCGALNGFLIAYVGLPSLAVTIGTLALFRGIAVGLLGTTAITDFTEKWADLATGTIGDSRIPLVMIPFAVLAVGFVVLLHFSTFGRGVYEIGLNDEAAHFTGVNVARTKMVLFLLSGVVSALAGIYFTLRYGSARGDNATGYELQVIAAVLLGGVSIFGGRGRLHGVLAGVVLIGVLSSALRLESVTVNVTNIIVGLLLVASVILPSVLGWAGSRLPRKASAAPAGPRPDKDAATADV